TCCGAGCCATCGATAGCATGGCGGTCGTTTAACTGGCGGGCGCCCGAACGAAGAAGGATAAGAACGCGGTCGGCATTCCGCACCGATCAGTGCTCACGACGGCGTCTCGTACCGCTCGATCCGGTGTGCGTCTCAGACGAAAGTAAATATCACAGCACCGGTTCGCAAAATTGTTATATTTGAAACGCAGACTCAACTAGTAGCCCTGGATGACCCTCCCGTCGGATCGGTCTGACGACCGAGTAAGTAGACGTGCCGTGCTCGCCGCTGGAAGTACTGGAATCGCCGGTTCCGTAGCCGGCTGTATGGACCGCATTCAGCGACTCATCACCGGCGCCGCCAGCGATCAACTCTCGATAACCATCTTAACGCTACCCACGGACAACGATCGACAGGCGATCAAGATCGCCCGCCAACTCGAGGAAAACCTCAAGGCGGTCGGTATCAACGTCCGGATCGAGCCCCGCGCCGACGCCGAGTTGCTGCAGACGGTCTTGCTCGAGCACGACTTCGATTGTTACATCAGTCGCCACCCGGGCGGATACGACCCCGACTTTCTGTACGAGACGTTTCACTCGAAGTTCGCCCCCGAAGCCGGTTGGCAAAACCCCTACGGGTTCGTGGACACCAAGCTCGACGAGTTACTCGAGCGACAGCGCTCGACGACGGGGTCGGAACGGAAGGAAGCGATCGGTGAAGCGCTCGACCGATTGGCGCAAACGCATCCGATCGTGCCGATCTGCGTTCCCGACGAGCGGCGACTCGTCAGAACGGATCGGTTCGACGGCTGGGATGATCACCACCTCGGGACCCGACTCGGCTATCTCGGTCTCGAACCCGACGAGAACGACTTCGAGGACGAGGTCGTCCTGAACGCGGTGATCACCGACTCGAGCCCCTCGAGAAACATCAATCCCCTCGCCGCGGCGTACCGCTATCGGGGTCCGTTCATCGATCTGCTCTACGACTCGGTAGCGACCCGGGACGACGACGAACTCCGGCCGTGGCTCGCCGAGTCCTGGGAGTGGGACGAGTCGGTCGCGACGATCACGCTCCGATCGAACTGCCTGTTCCACGACGGCGAGCCGGTGACCGCCGACGACGTCAAGTTTACGTACGATCTTCTGGACGACACCTCGCTCGGCGACCGCGACGGGCAGTCGCCGGCGCCGAGATACCGCGGGGTGGGTGATGCCGTCGAATCGGTGACGGCCGTCGACGACCGAACCGTTCGGATGCGATTCGGGACGAGCGACGAGGTCGGCGAACTGGCCTTTACCGTCCCGATTCTCCCGAAACACATCTGGAAGACGGCGGTCAAAGACCGCCTCGAGAACGGCGCAGAGCCCATCCAGGGGACGTGGGATCTCGTGACCACCGAAGAGATTCCGCCGATCGGCAGCGGTCCGTTCGCGCTCACCGAGCAGGAGCCGCGCTCGCACCTTCGTTTCGAGCGCTTCGACGACCACTTCACCCGCCGCGGCTACGTCGACCTGCCGGAGCCCCGCGTCGACGAGATCGCCTTTCACGTCGAACCGAACAGTAGCGCGGCCGTCGACCAGCTCGAGGCGGGGAACGCCGACGTGACGGGCTCTATCCTCGGATCGGAGACGGTCGGAGACGTGCCGGACGGCCTCGAACTCGTCGAGTCCGAATCGTGGACGTTCTACCACATCGGGTTCAACGTCAGGAACTCGCCGTTCAGCAACCTCCACTTCCGACGAAACGTCGCGCGATTGATCGACAGGGAGTCGCTCGTGGCGGACGTCTTCAACGAGCAGGCGAGCCCGACCGTCACGCCAGTTACGGGGGAGTGGATTCCGGACGACCTCGAGTGGGACGGTTCGGCACCATACGCGCCCTTTTTCCGTGACGAAACGAACAGTGGGGATACGGGAGAACTGGACATAGAACAAGCGAAGCGCGAATTCGAACGACACGGCTTCCAGTACGACGAAGACGGAGAATACATCGTGAGGTCCTAATGCTCGCCGAGCTGTTGACGCAGGTAACGGTCATCATTGTCGTCCTGCTCGTCGGGTTCGTCCCCGTCTGTATCGGCCGACGCCGGTTGCGGGCGACCCGCCACGAGTGGCGGGACCGAATGCGAGAGGCCGCGCCCGTCGCGGGCATGGTGCTCGTCGTGTTACTCGCGAACCGGTTCACTCGACAGCGCTTGCCCGATATCTCCTGGGCGATCGACTGGAACCTGACGCCGACGTTTTACGCCATCGAGGGGGAGGCGATCATCTGGTTTCAGCAGTTCGCCAGCCCGCCGGTGACCCAGTACTTTTCGTTCGTCTACATCTACGGCTACGTCTTCATTCTGGTCTTCCCCGTGATCGCGTACTTCGCGCTGTCGGATACGCGCCCGCTCCGGGAGCTGCTGTCCGCGTACGCGCTGAACTACCTGATCGGACTGTTCCTCTACCTCCTGGTGATCGCCTACGGGCCGCGAAACATCATGCCCACCGCGATCGAGACCGTGCTGTACGATTTCCGCCCGCAGTATCAGTACCTGACGCAGGAGGTAAACCACAACACCAACGTTTTCCCGTCGTTGCACACCTCGCTGTCGGCGACGATCGCGATCTTCGCCTACCGAACCAGAGACGAGTACCCGATCTGGTTCGCCGTCGCGGCGCCGCTGGCGGCGAGTATCGCGGTGTCGACGATGTACCTGGGGATCCACTGGGCGATCGACGTCGTCGCGGGCATCACGCTCGCGGTCGGGACGGTGTACGCCGCCGACCGTCTCGTCGGCCGCTGGTCGCTCGCGGAGGACTTCGGCATCGAAGTCGACGAGTACGCGGCCCGGATTCGGCGGATCGCCGGAACGAGCGCGCCGACCGATCCCCCCTCGCCTGCCGAAGACGACGAGTACGGTGAGGCTGACGGGGCCGACGTCGAGGGTCCCTCGAGCGACGAGCCGTCGACGGGTCGTCGGTCGTAACGGGACGCGATCGGCGCCCGCGCACATTCGAGCGGTCGTTCGCGCTC
Above is a genomic segment from Haloterrigena salifodinae containing:
- a CDS encoding phosphatase PAP2 family protein, with amino-acid sequence MLAELLTQVTVIIVVLLVGFVPVCIGRRRLRATRHEWRDRMREAAPVAGMVLVVLLANRFTRQRLPDISWAIDWNLTPTFYAIEGEAIIWFQQFASPPVTQYFSFVYIYGYVFILVFPVIAYFALSDTRPLRELLSAYALNYLIGLFLYLLVIAYGPRNIMPTAIETVLYDFRPQYQYLTQEVNHNTNVFPSLHTSLSATIAIFAYRTRDEYPIWFAVAAPLAASIAVSTMYLGIHWAIDVVAGITLAVGTVYAADRLVGRWSLAEDFGIEVDEYAARIRRIAGTSAPTDPPSPAEDDEYGEADGADVEGPSSDEPSTGRRS
- a CDS encoding ABC transporter substrate-binding protein, whose translation is MDRIQRLITGAASDQLSITILTLPTDNDRQAIKIARQLEENLKAVGINVRIEPRADAELLQTVLLEHDFDCYISRHPGGYDPDFLYETFHSKFAPEAGWQNPYGFVDTKLDELLERQRSTTGSERKEAIGEALDRLAQTHPIVPICVPDERRLVRTDRFDGWDDHHLGTRLGYLGLEPDENDFEDEVVLNAVITDSSPSRNINPLAAAYRYRGPFIDLLYDSVATRDDDELRPWLAESWEWDESVATITLRSNCLFHDGEPVTADDVKFTYDLLDDTSLGDRDGQSPAPRYRGVGDAVESVTAVDDRTVRMRFGTSDEVGELAFTVPILPKHIWKTAVKDRLENGAEPIQGTWDLVTTEEIPPIGSGPFALTEQEPRSHLRFERFDDHFTRRGYVDLPEPRVDEIAFHVEPNSSAAVDQLEAGNADVTGSILGSETVGDVPDGLELVESESWTFYHIGFNVRNSPFSNLHFRRNVARLIDRESLVADVFNEQASPTVTPVTGEWIPDDLEWDGSAPYAPFFRDETNSGDTGELDIEQAKREFERHGFQYDEDGEYIVRS